The Ranitomeya imitator isolate aRanImi1 chromosome 8, aRanImi1.pri, whole genome shotgun sequence genome window below encodes:
- the C8H1orf210 gene encoding type III endosome membrane protein TEMP isoform X1 — protein MEGGAGWQEHGAHLRDLHRACISMRLILYLSSLLLAASAHPCTLAAQGRADCSHKGLTNVPTNLPHNLHYLNLSSNSIHHLQLFPQKFSELLFLNLSGNPLHLIPAGTFKRLPHLRVLDLSSCEISRLHSDAFKGLLRLQTLILRNNSLQDIDLWNLRALTRLDVRGTALLSSPRMGVLMDQLASQRFCDCSSRRKLHQSRDRGIGKAVMVSGDFCSCPTLIGKGEFEVRAAGEVASEVIQRYIRDVNDISNGSLSSNRTTPSPDSNVPQSRSWPYLVGFVLVAGTLSLLIAAAAKCNLFHRYFRSYRHRPLPENEWITESQNELPGVPLPPQDDEDGFIEDNYIQPGDHRDDLDEEDLQEPHEEL, from the exons ATGGAAGGTGGCGCAGGGTGGCAGGAACATGGTGCACACCTGAGAGACCTACACAGAG CTTGTATCAGCATGAGGCTCATCCTGTACCTCTCATCGCTCCTCCTGGCAGCGTCCGCGCACCCCTGTACACTGGCCGCTCAG GGCCGTGCAGACTGCAGCCACAAAGGACTCACTAATGTTCCCACCAACCTCCCCCATAATCTCCACTACCTGAATCTATCCTCCAACTCCATCCACCACTTGCAACTGTTTCCTCAAAAGTTTTCAGAACTTCTTTTTCTCAACTTGTCCGGGAATCCCTTACACCTCATCCCAGCAGGAACTTTCAAGAGGTTACCCCATCTCCGAGTCTTGGATTTGAGTAGCTGTGAGATCTCCAGACTACACTCCGATGCTTTTAAAGGGCTGCTCCGTCTTCAGACTCTGATATTAAGAAATAACAGTTTACAAGACATTGATCTATGGAATCTTAGGGCATTGACCAGGCTGGATGTGAGGGGCACCGCCCTGTTGTCATCGCCCAGGATGGGGGTCTTGATGGACCAGTTAGCCAGTCAAAGATTCTGCGACTGCTCCTCCAGGAGAAAACTTCATCAATCCCGAGATCGAGGTATTGGGAAGGCGGTTATGG TTTCTGGCGACTTCTGCTCCTGTCCGACCCTGATCGGAAAGGGGGAATTTGAAGTTCGTGCTGCAGGCGAGGTCGCCAGCGAGGTCATCCAACGCTACATCCGTGACGTCAATGACATCTCCAATGGCAGCTTGTCCTCCAACCGCA CTACTCCCTCACCAGACTCCAACGTTCCTCAGAGTAGAAGTTGGCCGTACCTGGTGGGATTTGTGCTGGTCGCAGGCACCCTGTCCCTTCTCATCGCCGCTGCTGCCAAATGCAACCTCTTCCACCGATATTTCCGCAGTTATCGGCATCGCCCTTTGCCTGAGAACGAGTGGATTACGGAGTCTCAGAATGAGCTGCCAGGGGTGCCCCTTCCACCGCAAGATGATGAGGATGGGTTTATAGAGGACAATTATATCCAACCTGGGGACCATCGAGACGATTTGGATGAGGAGGATTTGCAAGAACCACATGAAGAACTTTAG
- the C8H1orf210 gene encoding type III endosome membrane protein TEMP isoform X2 gives MEGGAGWQEHGAHLRDLHRACISMRLILYLSSLLLAASAHPCTLAAQGRADCSHKGLTNVPTNLPHNLHYLNLSSNSIHHLQLFPQKFSELLFLNLSGNPLHLIPAGTFKRLPHLRVLDLSSCEISRLHSDAFKGLLRLQTLILRNNSLQDIDLWNLRALTRLDVRGTALLSSPRMGVLMDQLASQRFCDCSSRRKLHQSRDRVSGDFCSCPTLIGKGEFEVRAAGEVASEVIQRYIRDVNDISNGSLSSNRTTPSPDSNVPQSRSWPYLVGFVLVAGTLSLLIAAAAKCNLFHRYFRSYRHRPLPENEWITESQNELPGVPLPPQDDEDGFIEDNYIQPGDHRDDLDEEDLQEPHEEL, from the exons ATGGAAGGTGGCGCAGGGTGGCAGGAACATGGTGCACACCTGAGAGACCTACACAGAG CTTGTATCAGCATGAGGCTCATCCTGTACCTCTCATCGCTCCTCCTGGCAGCGTCCGCGCACCCCTGTACACTGGCCGCTCAG GGCCGTGCAGACTGCAGCCACAAAGGACTCACTAATGTTCCCACCAACCTCCCCCATAATCTCCACTACCTGAATCTATCCTCCAACTCCATCCACCACTTGCAACTGTTTCCTCAAAAGTTTTCAGAACTTCTTTTTCTCAACTTGTCCGGGAATCCCTTACACCTCATCCCAGCAGGAACTTTCAAGAGGTTACCCCATCTCCGAGTCTTGGATTTGAGTAGCTGTGAGATCTCCAGACTACACTCCGATGCTTTTAAAGGGCTGCTCCGTCTTCAGACTCTGATATTAAGAAATAACAGTTTACAAGACATTGATCTATGGAATCTTAGGGCATTGACCAGGCTGGATGTGAGGGGCACCGCCCTGTTGTCATCGCCCAGGATGGGGGTCTTGATGGACCAGTTAGCCAGTCAAAGATTCTGCGACTGCTCCTCCAGGAGAAAACTTCATCAATCCCGAGATCGAG TTTCTGGCGACTTCTGCTCCTGTCCGACCCTGATCGGAAAGGGGGAATTTGAAGTTCGTGCTGCAGGCGAGGTCGCCAGCGAGGTCATCCAACGCTACATCCGTGACGTCAATGACATCTCCAATGGCAGCTTGTCCTCCAACCGCA CTACTCCCTCACCAGACTCCAACGTTCCTCAGAGTAGAAGTTGGCCGTACCTGGTGGGATTTGTGCTGGTCGCAGGCACCCTGTCCCTTCTCATCGCCGCTGCTGCCAAATGCAACCTCTTCCACCGATATTTCCGCAGTTATCGGCATCGCCCTTTGCCTGAGAACGAGTGGATTACGGAGTCTCAGAATGAGCTGCCAGGGGTGCCCCTTCCACCGCAAGATGATGAGGATGGGTTTATAGAGGACAATTATATCCAACCTGGGGACCATCGAGACGATTTGGATGAGGAGGATTTGCAAGAACCACATGAAGAACTTTAG
- the C8H1orf210 gene encoding type III endosome membrane protein TEMP isoform X3: protein MRLILYLSSLLLAASAHPCTLAAQGRADCSHKGLTNVPTNLPHNLHYLNLSSNSIHHLQLFPQKFSELLFLNLSGNPLHLIPAGTFKRLPHLRVLDLSSCEISRLHSDAFKGLLRLQTLILRNNSLQDIDLWNLRALTRLDVRGTALLSSPRMGVLMDQLASQRFCDCSSRRKLHQSRDRGIGKAVMVSGDFCSCPTLIGKGEFEVRAAGEVASEVIQRYIRDVNDISNGSLSSNRTTPSPDSNVPQSRSWPYLVGFVLVAGTLSLLIAAAAKCNLFHRYFRSYRHRPLPENEWITESQNELPGVPLPPQDDEDGFIEDNYIQPGDHRDDLDEEDLQEPHEEL, encoded by the exons ATGAGGCTCATCCTGTACCTCTCATCGCTCCTCCTGGCAGCGTCCGCGCACCCCTGTACACTGGCCGCTCAG GGCCGTGCAGACTGCAGCCACAAAGGACTCACTAATGTTCCCACCAACCTCCCCCATAATCTCCACTACCTGAATCTATCCTCCAACTCCATCCACCACTTGCAACTGTTTCCTCAAAAGTTTTCAGAACTTCTTTTTCTCAACTTGTCCGGGAATCCCTTACACCTCATCCCAGCAGGAACTTTCAAGAGGTTACCCCATCTCCGAGTCTTGGATTTGAGTAGCTGTGAGATCTCCAGACTACACTCCGATGCTTTTAAAGGGCTGCTCCGTCTTCAGACTCTGATATTAAGAAATAACAGTTTACAAGACATTGATCTATGGAATCTTAGGGCATTGACCAGGCTGGATGTGAGGGGCACCGCCCTGTTGTCATCGCCCAGGATGGGGGTCTTGATGGACCAGTTAGCCAGTCAAAGATTCTGCGACTGCTCCTCCAGGAGAAAACTTCATCAATCCCGAGATCGAGGTATTGGGAAGGCGGTTATGG TTTCTGGCGACTTCTGCTCCTGTCCGACCCTGATCGGAAAGGGGGAATTTGAAGTTCGTGCTGCAGGCGAGGTCGCCAGCGAGGTCATCCAACGCTACATCCGTGACGTCAATGACATCTCCAATGGCAGCTTGTCCTCCAACCGCA CTACTCCCTCACCAGACTCCAACGTTCCTCAGAGTAGAAGTTGGCCGTACCTGGTGGGATTTGTGCTGGTCGCAGGCACCCTGTCCCTTCTCATCGCCGCTGCTGCCAAATGCAACCTCTTCCACCGATATTTCCGCAGTTATCGGCATCGCCCTTTGCCTGAGAACGAGTGGATTACGGAGTCTCAGAATGAGCTGCCAGGGGTGCCCCTTCCACCGCAAGATGATGAGGATGGGTTTATAGAGGACAATTATATCCAACCTGGGGACCATCGAGACGATTTGGATGAGGAGGATTTGCAAGAACCACATGAAGAACTTTAG
- the TMEM125 gene encoding transmembrane protein 125 — protein MSSIDALPPPRASPNQEQIQSDALEEHTDLWWSREPVKSIVCYCFSVLLILACGIGGIVLLSTTTSRSGEWRLAVGATLCILALLILLKQLLSSAIQDMQCLNRRDHINMLKSGGLSDVVVFLVSSIIILICGVCLLVLSVSGETPGFPPILVTMHSVGATLIIVGLIILVGVIIFSLVVFCRSCVSGRFHSRITEVFSISGQLHQRQNTTSSLANLI, from the coding sequence ATGTCTTCCATCGACGCGTTGCCTCCACCGAGGGCCTCACCCAACCAAGAACAGATACAGAGCGACGCTCTAGAGGAGCACACAGACTTGTGGTGGTCTAGGGAGCCGGTCAAGTCCATAGTTTGCTACTGTTTCTCTGTTCTCCTTATCTTGGCCTGTGGCATTGGTGGGATTGtgctcctttccaccaccaccagtcGATCTGGAGAATGGAGATTGGCAGTTGGAGCGACCCTTTGTATACTCGCCCTGCTGATTTTACTGAAACAACTTCTGAGCTCAGCTATCCAGGACATGCAATGTTTGAACAGACGTGACCACATCAATATGCTGAAGAGCGGAGGGTTATCAGATGTGGTGGTTTTCCTCGTAAGTTCCATAATTATCCTAATTTGTGGGGTTTGCCTTCTTGTACTTTCCGTTAGTGGAGAAACTCCAGGCTTCCCTCCCATTCTGGTCACCATGCACAGTGTGGGGGCGACACTGATCATTGTTGGATTAATTATCCTCGTTGGTGTCATTATATTCAGTCTAGTGGTGTTTTGCAGATCTTGTGTTTCTGGTCGATTTCATTCCCGTATTACTGAGGTTTTCTCCATCTCTGGGCAACTACATCAACGGCAGAACACCACCTCAAGTTTGGCCAACCTCATATGA